The following DNA comes from Methanosarcina vacuolata Z-761.
ATGGCTCCTTTCCTGTAAGAACGGTAACCTGTTCTTTTAAAAATCCGGATATCCCGAAGGGTCAGGAAAAGAACTACAAAATAAGCAAACATTGCAATTTCTAGATACATTCTTTTCTCCATCTTCTGTTTTTAATTTTGTCTTCCTGCTCCTTTATCGGATTGAAAATATGAGTCTTATTTCTTTTTGTTCTTTTATCCCGGCTATACTTAATATCCTGATTATTTTTCAGCGAGCAGGCGAAGATTGATCAGTATACCAGTGTAAGCAAACAGATACACATTAAGTATATTACATAATATAAAACCAGCAGGTTTTGAACCTGCTGGTAATTTTGAGTTGTAAAGATAACTAGGAGAATATAATTTATGAGGTATTTTTTAGACTTATTTTTTCACTAGACTTTACAGCATATTCAGATTGAGTAGTCCGCTTAGGAATAAAAGTCCGAGAAAAAGGGGTTGATGAATGAAGTATATAACCAGAGAATGTTGCCCCGTTCTTGAAAACATCCTGATAAGGGGATTTTTTCCAGTATAGGGAATTTCAAACTGCCTTTTTCCGCCGGAGTACAGAAAATTACCCAGGCAAACTCCTGCTAGCAATACCCCAAACCAGGGAAATATAGGAAAGTAATCAAGGGTACTGAAATTTTCGGGAGTAAAGCCTAGCCAGAGCAGGCTGGAAAATCCAAAAGTCATATTCCTCAGGTAAAGCCCTATAAGGCCGAAAAACAGGCTAAAAAGGAGATTTTCTTTCCCATAATCCAGAAAGGGATAGACGAGTACTGCCGAAACCCCAAAAAAATGCAGGATTCCAAAGACAATATACTCTTCAGGTAAAAAGATCCAGGTTATAACTGTGAGCAAAAGCCCCATTAAATAGAGTTTTATTCCTCTTTTCAGGTACTTAGAAAAATTTTCTGCTTCATTTCCAGCAAACTTTTTTTTAAGGGCTCTTGAATGGCTTATAGAAAGGGCCGCTCCTGAGATCAGGATGAAAAGTAAAGCTGAGAATCTGCCTGCATATAAAATTAAACCGGACCTGAGCTGAACATTTGCAATCTCGAAAAAGTTCAGGTCATAGAGAAAATGATAAAGGAGCATCAAGAGAACAGCAAGTCCTCGCAGACAATCAATCTCCCAGAAGCGGTCTGCATATCTGGCCATAAATTTTTCTCCGGAGCGCATCAAATTCCATTCATAAAGAATGAACGTTTTCTTTTAAAGACGTATATTTATAATTTCTGGTTCATTCAGGAGAAGGCTAAGGTCTCTTACTCTTTGGTCTCTTACTCTTTGGTCTCTTACTCTTTGGTCTC
Coding sequences within:
- a CDS encoding heparan-alpha-glucosaminide N-acetyltransferase produces the protein MARYADRFWEIDCLRGLAVLLMLLYHFLYDLNFFEIANVQLRSGLILYAGRFSALLFILISGAALSISHSRALKKKFAGNEAENFSKYLKRGIKLYLMGLLLTVITWIFLPEEYIVFGILHFFGVSAVLVYPFLDYGKENLLFSLFFGLIGLYLRNMTFGFSSLLWLGFTPENFSTLDYFPIFPWFGVLLAGVCLGNFLYSGGKRQFEIPYTGKNPLIRMFSRTGQHSLVIYFIHQPLFLGLLFLSGLLNLNML